The Pseudoxanthomonas sp. genome segment GGGTTGCGCGGCAGCAGGCGGATGCGGTCCTTGCCGATCTTCAGCAGCTTGACGGTGATGGCGTCGTCCACCCGGGCCACCACGATCTGCCCGGAACGGGCGTCGCGCGTGCGGTGCACGCCGATCAGGTCGCCGTCGAAGATGCCTTCGTCGCGCATCGAGTCGCCCTTCACCTTGAGCAGGTAGTCCGGGGCAGGCGCGAAGAAGGCGCGGTCGAGCAGTACATAGTCGTGGTGGCCCGCGTCGGCGCCGATCGGCGCGCCCGCTGCCACCTGGCCCAGCACGGGCACGCGCAACCCGTCGTCGTTGGCGGACGGGAACGCCAGGTCGGGCTGCGCGGACGGCGGCGCCTTCAGCAGGCGGATGCCGCGGGCACGGCCGGGGACGCGTTCGATGACGCCCGCCTGCTCCAGGGCCTCCAGATGGTATTGCGCGGCACGGACGCCCTTGAAGCCGAAGGCCTTGGCGATTTCCGCCTGGGACGGCGGCATGCCCTCGGCTTCGAGCCGCTCGGCGATCAGGGCGAGGATGGCGTGCTGGGTATCGGTCAGGTCCATGGTTAGTAGTAATACTACTAACCCGGCCGACTGGCAACCATCCTGAGCGAATCAGTTGCCGCGGGGCCCTGGCGTCAGAGGTGCTCCAGCCCCTTCAGCGCATGCTCGACTGTCTGCCGGCGTACCGCATCGCGGTCGCCGCCGAACTGGAAGACCTCCGCCCGTGCATAGCCGCCGCGCCGCTTCCAGCCGATCCAGACCGTTCCCACCGGTTTGTCGGGACTGCCGCCCCCGGGGCCGGCGATGCCGGTGACCGCCACGGCCAGGCTGGCGCCGGAGTTCACCAGCGCGCCCGATACCATTTCGATCACCGTCTCCCGACTGACGGCACCATGCGTCTCCAGCGTCTGC includes the following:
- a CDS encoding CinA family protein; translated protein: MSVPDDETLQILARQVGERLRHARDHLVTAESCTGGWIAKCVTDIAGSSDWFDSGMVAYSYEAKQALLGVRPQTLETHGAVSRETVIEMVSGALVNSGASLAVAVTGIAGPGGGSPDKPVGTVWIGWKRRGGYARAEVFQFGGDRDAVRRQTVEHALKGLEHL
- the lexA gene encoding transcriptional repressor LexA, with translation MDLTDTQHAILALIAERLEAEGMPPSQAEIAKAFGFKGVRAAQYHLEALEQAGVIERVPGRARGIRLLKAPPSAQPDLAFPSANDDGLRVPVLGQVAAGAPIGADAGHHDYVLLDRAFFAPAPDYLLKVKGDSMRDEGIFDGDLIGVHRTRDARSGQIVVARVDDAITVKLLKIGKDRIRLLPRNPDYAPIDVLPDQDFAIEGLYCGLVRPNR